A genomic region of Bosea sp. 124 contains the following coding sequences:
- a CDS encoding DUF1036 domain-containing protein has product MNRTRRSILRLALLAGGLLAGAAPAWADLRMCNTTGSRVGVAIGYRDAQGWTTEGWWNIGPRACETLLRGTLAARFYYVHAIDYDRGGEWTGKSVMCTRNKEFTIRGIEDCLARGYDRAGFFEVDTGEQKSWTIQLTDTTGSAPARP; this is encoded by the coding sequence ATGAACCGCACCCGACGATCGATCCTGCGCCTCGCCTTGCTCGCGGGCGGCCTGCTCGCCGGGGCGGCCCCGGCCTGGGCCGACCTGCGCATGTGCAACACCACCGGCAGCCGCGTCGGCGTCGCGATCGGTTATCGCGACGCCCAGGGCTGGACCACCGAGGGCTGGTGGAACATCGGCCCCCGCGCCTGCGAGACCCTGCTGCGCGGTACGCTGGCGGCCCGATTCTATTACGTCCACGCCATCGACTACGACCGCGGCGGCGAGTGGACCGGCAAGTCCGTGATGTGTACCCGCAACAAGGAATTCACCATTCGCGGGATAGAAGACTGTCTGGCTCGCGGCTACGATCGCGCCGGCTTCTTCGAGGTCGATACGGGTGAACAGAAGAGCTGGACGATCCAGCTCACCGACACCACCGGCAGCGCGCCTGCGCGGCCCTGA
- a CDS encoding DUF4147 domain-containing protein, with protein sequence MRADARAIFDAAVGRAHPSGCLPAHLPPAPAVGRLILLAAGKAAGSMTALAEAHYLDSGFPPERLVGHAVARHGYEARTRHIPMVAAGHPVPDQGSIDSATRALELAASATADDLVLVLLSGGGSANWVAPAGALTLAEKQAVNKALLRSGAPIGEMNIVRKRLSRIKGGRLALAAAPARLLTLAISDVPGDEPTAIASGPTVPDPTTMQQARAIVARYGLDLPAAARALLDDDASETPKPGHDAFARTEFRIIARPAEAIAAAHAAAASAGYAVHDLGADLEGEASEVAGRHAALARSLQREGRRAALLSGGELTVTLRGKGRGGPNQEYALALAIALNGAPGIVALSGDTDGTDGGGGEATDPAGAIVDETTLARARALGLFPARSLAENDSTGFFEPLGDLLRTGPTLTNVNDCRVILIEPER encoded by the coding sequence ATGCGCGCCGATGCACGCGCCATCTTCGACGCCGCCGTCGGGCGCGCCCATCCGTCCGGATGCCTGCCGGCGCATCTGCCGCCTGCCCCCGCCGTGGGCCGCCTGATTCTGCTCGCCGCCGGCAAGGCCGCCGGCAGCATGACCGCGCTGGCGGAAGCGCATTATCTCGATTCGGGCTTTCCCCCGGAGCGTCTCGTCGGTCATGCCGTGGCGCGGCACGGCTACGAGGCCAGGACGCGCCACATCCCGATGGTCGCGGCCGGCCACCCCGTGCCGGACCAGGGCAGCATCGACAGCGCCACCCGCGCGCTCGAGCTGGCAGCCTCGGCGACAGCCGACGATCTGGTGCTGGTCCTGCTCTCGGGTGGCGGCTCGGCCAACTGGGTCGCGCCGGCCGGCGCCCTCACCCTCGCCGAGAAACAGGCGGTCAACAAGGCGCTGCTGCGCTCGGGCGCGCCGATCGGCGAGATGAACATCGTCCGCAAGCGGCTCTCGCGCATCAAGGGCGGGCGGCTCGCTTTGGCCGCGGCTCCGGCCCGGCTGCTGACGCTGGCGATCTCCGACGTGCCCGGCGACGAGCCGACCGCGATCGCGTCGGGCCCGACTGTCCCCGATCCGACGACGATGCAACAGGCCCGCGCAATCGTCGCGCGCTACGGTCTCGATCTCCCGGCGGCGGCCCGGGCCCTGCTCGATGACGACGCCAGCGAGACGCCGAAGCCAGGTCACGATGCCTTCGCCCGAACCGAATTCCGCATCATCGCGCGTCCCGCCGAGGCCATTGCCGCCGCCCATGCCGCAGCCGCGTCGGCCGGTTACGCGGTCCATGATCTCGGCGCCGATCTCGAAGGCGAAGCCAGCGAGGTGGCTGGGCGCCACGCCGCGCTCGCGCGCTCGCTCCAGCGGGAGGGGCGGCGCGCCGCGCTCCTCTCCGGCGGGGAACTGACCGTGACGCTGCGCGGCAAGGGACGGGGCGGGCCGAACCAGGAATATGCGCTGGCGCTGGCTATCGCGCTCAATGGTGCGCCCGGCATCGTCGCGCTCTCGGGCGACACCGACGGCACCGATGGCGGCGGAGGCGAAGCGACCGACCCCGCCGGCGCGATCGTCGACGAGACGACGCTGGCCCGCGCGCGGGCGCTCGGCCTCTTTCCTGCCAGATCGTTAGCGGAGAACGACTCCACCGGCTTCTTCGAGCCGCTCGGCGACCTCCTGCGGACGGGGCCGACCTTGACCAATGTGAATGATTGCCGCGTCATCCTGATCGAACCCGAGAGATGA
- a CDS encoding DUF2312 domain-containing protein has protein sequence MDDPVQGDQLKSIVERIERLEEEKKTISDDIKEVYAEAKGNGYDVKVLRKVIAIRKRDANERAEEEAILDLYLQAVGESA, from the coding sequence ATGGACGATCCGGTTCAGGGCGACCAGCTCAAGAGCATCGTGGAGCGCATCGAGCGTCTCGAGGAAGAGAAGAAGACCATCTCCGACGACATCAAGGAGGTCTATGCCGAGGCCAAGGGCAACGGCTACGACGTCAAGGTGCTGCGCAAGGTCATCGCCATCCGCAAGCGCGACGCCAATGAGCGCGCCGAGGAGGAGGCGATCCTCGATCTCTATCTCCAGGCCGTCGGCGAGAGCGCCTGA
- a CDS encoding NAD(P)H-dependent oxidoreductase, which produces MSTLLVLNSSASGAASVSRQLIEETVTRLRGQDPALKVVERDLGTSPVPHLTADSAAAIRGTEPANEAQTQARALSDALVEELKAADVIVIGAPMYNFGIPSTLKAWFDYVLRAGVTFKYSEAGPEGLLKGKRAIVVESRGGLYSSGPAQSLDSQEPHLRTLLGFIGISDVTFVRAEKLGYGPEARQQAINDAQAELARVA; this is translated from the coding sequence ATGTCCACCCTTCTCGTCCTCAACAGCAGCGCCTCGGGCGCGGCCTCTGTGTCCCGGCAGCTCATCGAGGAGACGGTCACCCGCCTGCGCGGCCAGGATCCGGCCCTCAAGGTGGTCGAGCGCGATCTTGGCACCAGCCCCGTGCCGCATCTCACCGCCGATTCCGCGGCCGCCATCCGCGGCACGGAGCCCGCCAACGAAGCGCAGACGCAAGCGAGGGCGCTGTCCGACGCGCTGGTCGAAGAGCTGAAGGCCGCCGATGTCATCGTCATCGGCGCCCCGATGTACAATTTCGGCATCCCCTCGACGCTGAAAGCCTGGTTCGATTACGTGCTGCGCGCCGGCGTGACCTTCAAATACAGCGAAGCGGGCCCCGAGGGCCTTCTCAAGGGCAAGCGCGCCATCGTCGTCGAAAGCCGCGGCGGCCTCTACAGCTCGGGCCCGGCCCAGTCGCTGGATTCACAGGAGCCGCATCTGCGCACCCTGCTTGGCTTCATCGGCATCAGCGACGTCACCTTCGTGCGCGCCGAAAAGCTGGGCTACGGCCCCGAGGCGCGCCAGCAGGCGATCAACGACGCCCAGGCCGAGCTCGCCAGGGTCGCCTGA
- a CDS encoding LysR family transcriptional regulator, whose translation MSELDDIRSFIAVAETGGFGRAAHNLGLAKSVVSRRISRLEADLGTRLLSRTTRGVAATEAGLEFKARGERILADLVEARESVAQASGVSGRLRLSMPLTFGNRHVAPVLGELAGRHPRLEIDVEASDRYVDLIGERFDAAIRIGTLKDSSLVARRIAPVHGIILASPGYLAEKGRPASPADLAQHECLLYTGTNSPDWTFRVGKRRVSVRPTGRLRSDSGETLLAWARAGLGIVQLPTFIASDAIRDGLLEPLLWGYPMQEHALYVVRPPGAYVPGKVRVLIDLLVERFGGSPYWDPCQIAAREHGVTLGFTSGFETETEVQVEAHQPA comes from the coding sequence ATGTCCGAACTCGACGACATCCGCAGCTTCATCGCCGTGGCCGAGACCGGCGGCTTCGGGCGCGCTGCCCACAATCTCGGCTTGGCGAAATCAGTCGTCAGCCGGCGGATATCGCGGCTGGAGGCCGATCTTGGCACGAGGCTGCTGAGCCGGACCACGCGCGGCGTCGCGGCCACCGAAGCCGGCCTCGAATTCAAGGCGCGCGGCGAGCGCATTCTCGCCGACCTTGTCGAGGCCCGCGAATCGGTGGCGCAGGCGTCGGGCGTGTCAGGCCGCTTGCGGCTGTCGATGCCGCTGACCTTCGGCAACCGCCATGTCGCGCCGGTTCTGGGCGAACTCGCCGGCCGCCATCCCCGGCTGGAGATCGATGTCGAGGCCAGCGACCGCTATGTCGACCTGATCGGCGAGCGCTTCGATGCCGCGATCCGGATCGGCACGCTGAAGGATTCGAGCCTGGTCGCGCGGAGGATCGCGCCGGTCCACGGCATCATCCTGGCCAGCCCCGGTTATCTGGCGGAGAAGGGGCGCCCGGCCAGCCCGGCCGATCTCGCCCAGCACGAGTGCCTGCTCTACACCGGCACCAACTCGCCCGACTGGACTTTCCGGGTTGGCAAGCGCCGGGTTTCGGTCAGGCCGACGGGCCGGCTGCGCTCCGACAGCGGCGAGACTTTGCTGGCGTGGGCGAGAGCCGGGCTCGGCATCGTGCAGTTGCCGACCTTCATCGCCAGCGATGCGATCCGGGACGGGCTGCTCGAGCCCTTGCTGTGGGGCTACCCGATGCAGGAGCACGCGCTTTACGTGGTCAGGCCGCCGGGAGCCTATGTGCCGGGCAAGGTCAGAGTGCTGATCGACCTGCTGGTGGAGCGCTTCGGCGGCTCGCCCTATTGGGACCCTTGCCAGATCGCGGCGCGCGAGCACGGGGTCACGCTGGGTTTCACATCCGGATTCGAGACCGAGACGGAGGTGCAGGTCGAAGCGCATCAACCGGCGTGA
- a CDS encoding glutathione S-transferase, protein MLLVGMLDSPYVRRAAITGTLLGIDFEHRSVSVFRHMDAFRALNPLIKAPTLITDGGTVICESLLITQHFEDVAGRSLRPLERGARMRDLALTGIAIVAADKAVSVEYERKRPEAQRYAPWQERIVTQLHIALDLLDAAALRGELTAGPELLPCDIAAAIAWGFCRFVIPDVVPEERWPALAAQARACEALEVFKAWPIDRE, encoded by the coding sequence ATGTTGCTCGTGGGAATGCTGGATAGCCCCTATGTCCGCCGCGCCGCCATAACGGGCACGCTGCTCGGGATCGATTTCGAGCATCGCTCGGTCTCGGTCTTCCGCCATATGGACGCCTTCCGGGCGCTCAACCCGCTGATCAAGGCGCCGACGCTGATCACCGATGGCGGCACGGTGATCTGTGAATCGCTGCTGATCACCCAACATTTCGAGGATGTCGCCGGCCGTTCCCTTCGCCCGCTCGAGCGTGGGGCGCGGATGCGCGACCTCGCCTTGACCGGCATCGCCATCGTCGCCGCCGACAAGGCGGTCTCGGTCGAGTACGAGCGCAAGCGGCCCGAGGCGCAGCGCTACGCTCCCTGGCAGGAGCGCATCGTCACGCAGCTCCACATCGCGCTCGACCTGCTCGATGCGGCTGCCCTGCGCGGCGAGCTGACGGCGGGCCCCGAGCTGCTGCCGTGCGACATCGCCGCGGCGATCGCCTGGGGCTTCTGTCGTTTCGTGATCCCGGATGTCGTACCCGAGGAGCGCTGGCCGGCGCTGGCGGCACAGGCCAGGGCCTGCGAGGCGCTCGAGGTGTTCAAGGCCTGGCCGATCGACCGCGAATAG
- a CDS encoding GNAT family N-acetyltransferase, with product MARSKKAGTMTGQGEVRRLWPAERDLFKAHLLRLDDVTRRERFGTAVNDGFLENYAVTTFGVGGLVYAYIEDGEVRGAAELRGLEDIVAQTGEAAFSVEREWRRRGIGGTLFGRLITAARNRGIRTLYMTCLPENAAMRRLARNFEADLAGGYADVEGVIATGGPTPFTILDEAFDTARGFAAMALSLQRRFWRPAFFGRSLGA from the coding sequence TTGGCTCGTTCCAAGAAGGCCGGCACAATGACCGGCCAAGGCGAAGTCCGCCGGCTGTGGCCCGCGGAGCGCGACCTTTTCAAGGCGCATCTGTTGAGACTCGACGACGTGACCCGTCGCGAGCGTTTCGGAACGGCCGTCAATGACGGCTTCCTCGAGAATTACGCGGTCACGACCTTCGGCGTCGGCGGGCTGGTCTATGCCTATATCGAGGATGGCGAGGTGCGGGGCGCCGCCGAATTGCGCGGGCTCGAGGACATCGTCGCGCAGACCGGCGAGGCCGCCTTCAGCGTCGAGAGGGAGTGGCGCCGGCGCGGCATCGGCGGGACCTTGTTCGGCCGGCTGATCACGGCGGCGCGCAATCGCGGCATCCGCACGCTTTACATGACCTGCCTGCCGGAAAACGCCGCGATGCGGCGGCTGGCGCGGAATTTCGAGGCCGATCTCGCGGGTGGCTATGCCGATGTCGAGGGCGTGATCGCGACCGGCGGCCCGACGCCTTTCACCATCCTCGACGAGGCGTTCGATACGGCGCGGGGCTTCGCGGCGATGGCGCTTTCGCTGCAGCGCCGCTTCTGGCGCCCGGCCTTCTTCGGCCGCTCGCTAGGGGCCTGA
- a CDS encoding RidA family protein, giving the protein MTPPAVILPALTPLAPPSIARPFARYSHGMEVPPGYRLVACSGQLGIGADGTIPEDARAQADLCFANIAAILAEAGMTLSDIVRINAYVTDRAHMKGYMEARDAHVATPPPASTLMIVSGFTLPDFKVEIEVLAAAL; this is encoded by the coding sequence ATGACGCCGCCCGCTGTGATATTGCCCGCATTGACGCCGCTCGCCCCGCCCTCGATCGCCCGGCCCTTCGCGCGCTACAGCCATGGCATGGAGGTGCCGCCGGGGTACCGGCTGGTGGCCTGCTCGGGCCAGCTCGGGATCGGCGCCGACGGGACGATCCCCGAGGATGCGCGCGCGCAGGCCGATCTGTGCTTTGCCAACATCGCCGCGATCCTCGCCGAAGCGGGGATGACGCTGTCCGACATCGTGCGGATTAATGCCTATGTCACTGATCGCGCGCATATGAAGGGCTATATGGAGGCGCGCGACGCCCATGTCGCGACGCCGCCGCCGGCCTCGACGCTGATGATCGTCTCGGGTTTCACCCTGCCGGACTTCAAGGTCGAGATCGAGGTGCTGGCGGCGGCCTTGTGA
- the acs gene encoding acetate--CoA ligase, with the protein MTEIIYDVPAAWAKKAWLNDAKYKKMYAASIKDPDKFWGEQGKRIDWFKPYSKVRNVSYKPGKVAIKWFEDGTTNVAYNCIDRHLATRAKQTAIIWEGDDPSESKKISYGQLYTEVCKFANVLKARGVKKGDRVTIYLPMIPEAAYAMLACARIGAIHSVVFGGFSPDSLASRVEDSDSKIVITADEGLRGGRAVPLKKNVDAADAKVKGGIGTVIVVKRTGGHVTMQDGRDVWYHDEAAKASGHCPPAELKAEEPLFLLYTSGSTGKPKGVLHTTAGYLVYTSITHQYVFDYHDGDVYWCTADVGWVTGHSYILYGPLANGATTLMFEGIPTYPTISRFWDVIDKHKVNTFYTAPTAIRSLMGAGEEPVRKTKRKSLRLLGSVGEPINPEAWEWYHRVVGDRRCPIVDTWWQTETGGILITPLPGATKLKPGSATRPFFGVKPEIVDAEGKVLEGACEGNLVIAESWPGQMRTVYGDHKRFEETYFATYPNKYFTGDGCRRDADGYYWITGRVDDVINVSGHRMGTAEVESALVAHPSVSEAAVVGYPHDIKGQGIYAYVTLMSGETPTEALRKDLVAYVRKEIGPIASPDLIQFAPGLPKTRSGKIMRRILRKIAEDEFGALGDTSTLADPAVVDDLIENRQNKRKAG; encoded by the coding sequence ATGACCGAGATTATCTATGACGTGCCCGCCGCCTGGGCCAAGAAGGCCTGGCTGAACGACGCCAAGTACAAGAAGATGTACGCCGCCTCGATCAAGGACCCGGACAAGTTCTGGGGCGAGCAGGGCAAGCGGATCGACTGGTTCAAGCCTTACAGCAAGGTCCGCAACGTCAGCTACAAACCCGGCAAGGTCGCGATCAAGTGGTTCGAGGACGGCACCACCAACGTCGCCTATAACTGCATCGACCGGCATCTTGCGACGCGTGCCAAACAGACCGCGATTATCTGGGAGGGCGACGACCCCTCCGAGTCGAAGAAGATCAGCTACGGCCAGCTCTACACCGAGGTCTGCAAATTCGCGAACGTCCTGAAAGCGCGAGGCGTCAAGAAGGGCGACCGTGTCACCATTTACCTGCCGATGATCCCCGAGGCGGCTTACGCGATGCTGGCCTGCGCCCGCATCGGCGCGATCCATTCGGTGGTGTTCGGCGGCTTCTCGCCGGATTCGCTGGCGAGCCGCGTCGAGGATTCCGATTCGAAGATCGTCATCACCGCCGATGAGGGCCTGCGCGGCGGCCGCGCCGTGCCGCTGAAGAAGAATGTCGACGCCGCCGACGCCAAGGTGAAGGGCGGCATCGGCACGGTCATCGTGGTGAAGCGCACCGGCGGCCATGTCACCATGCAGGACGGCCGCGACGTCTGGTATCACGACGAGGCGGCGAAGGCCTCGGGCCATTGCCCCCCGGCGGAGCTGAAGGCGGAGGAGCCGCTCTTCCTGCTCTACACCTCAGGCTCGACCGGCAAGCCCAAGGGCGTGCTGCACACCACGGCGGGCTATCTGGTCTACACCTCGATCACCCACCAATACGTCTTCGACTACCATGACGGCGACGTCTACTGGTGCACCGCCGATGTCGGCTGGGTCACCGGCCACAGCTACATCCTCTACGGGCCGCTCGCCAACGGCGCGACGACGCTGATGTTCGAGGGCATCCCGACCTATCCGACGATCTCGCGCTTCTGGGACGTCATCGACAAGCACAAGGTCAACACCTTCTACACCGCGCCGACCGCGATCCGCTCGCTGATGGGCGCCGGCGAGGAGCCGGTGAGGAAGACGAAGCGCAAGTCGCTGCGCCTGCTCGGCTCGGTCGGCGAGCCGATCAATCCGGAAGCCTGGGAGTGGTATCACCGCGTTGTCGGCGACAGGCGCTGCCCGATCGTCGACACCTGGTGGCAGACCGAGACCGGCGGCATCCTGATTACGCCGCTGCCCGGTGCGACGAAGCTCAAGCCGGGTTCGGCGACGCGGCCCTTCTTCGGCGTCAAGCCGGAGATCGTCGATGCCGAAGGCAAGGTCCTGGAAGGCGCCTGCGAGGGCAACCTCGTCATCGCCGAGAGCTGGCCCGGCCAGATGCGCACGGTCTATGGCGACCACAAGCGCTTCGAGGAGACCTATTTCGCGACCTATCCGAACAAGTATTTCACCGGCGACGGCTGCCGGCGCGATGCCGACGGCTATTACTGGATCACCGGCCGCGTCGACGACGTCATCAACGTCTCCGGCCATCGCATGGGCACGGCCGAGGTCGAATCCGCTCTCGTCGCGCATCCATCCGTCTCGGAGGCCGCGGTCGTCGGCTATCCGCACGACATCAAGGGCCAGGGCATCTACGCCTATGTCACGCTGATGTCCGGCGAGACGCCGACCGAGGCGCTGCGCAAGGATCTCGTCGCCTATGTCCGCAAGGAGATCGGCCCGATCGCCTCGCCGGATCTGATCCAGTTCGCGCCCGGCCTGCCCAAGACGCGCTCCGGCAAGATCATGCGCCGCATCCTGCGCAAGATCGCCGAGGACGAGTTCGGCGCGCTCGGCGACACCTCGACCCTGGCCGATCCGGCGGTGGTCGACGATTTGATCGAGAACCGCCAGAACAAGCGCAAGGCGGGCTAA
- a CDS encoding EVE domain-containing protein, producing MAHWLVKSEPSKWSWEQQVAAGPKGTHWDGVKNHTAKLHLMAMKQGEQVFFYHSNEGLEVVGIVEVVREAYNWIPGEPWVLVDFRAVKPLPKPVTLAQVKAEPKLAKMSLVTSFRLSVQPVADDEWDIVCKMGGL from the coding sequence ATGGCCCACTGGCTCGTCAAATCCGAACCCTCGAAATGGTCCTGGGAACAGCAGGTCGCGGCCGGCCCGAAGGGTACGCATTGGGACGGGGTCAAGAACCACACCGCCAAGCTCCATCTGATGGCGATGAAGCAGGGTGAGCAGGTCTTCTTCTACCATTCGAACGAAGGCCTCGAGGTCGTCGGCATCGTCGAGGTCGTCAGGGAAGCCTATAACTGGATTCCGGGCGAGCCCTGGGTGCTGGTCGATTTCAGGGCGGTCAAGCCGCTGCCGAAGCCGGTGACCTTGGCACAGGTCAAGGCCGAGCCGAAGCTCGCGAAGATGTCGCTGGTCACCTCGTTCAGGCTCTCGGTCCAGCCGGTCGCCGACGACGAATGGGACATCGTCTGCAAGATGGGCGGGCTGTAA
- a CDS encoding NAD(P)H-dependent glycerol-3-phosphate dehydrogenase, whose amino-acid sequence MSTVGAFRTIGVVGAGAYGAALALAAARAGRDVLLWARDEATVAAIGRTRQAPRLPGVVLPEAVSPTASLAALAEADALIVSVPAQNLRAACDALAPVLPPGRPVISAAKGIEQASGLFMTEIVARSWPGSLPAILSGPSFAADIGRGLPTAVTLAAGDPDLAQALAEALSSPAFRIYHSADPRGVEIGGAAKNVLAIAAGIAIGLGYGESARAALVARGFAELRRFGQAYGAQGETLMGLSGLGDVVLSCASPQSRNFAFGLALGQGRTVADAAGGALAEGAFTASILAEMARARGVEMPIAEAVSAIIAGSSGVRDAVTGLLARPLRAEL is encoded by the coding sequence ATGAGCACCGTCGGGGCGTTCCGGACCATCGGCGTCGTCGGCGCCGGCGCCTATGGCGCGGCGCTGGCCCTCGCGGCGGCACGGGCCGGTCGCGATGTCCTGCTCTGGGCGCGCGATGAGGCCACGGTCGCGGCGATCGGCCGCACACGTCAGGCGCCGCGCCTGCCGGGCGTCGTCCTGCCGGAGGCGGTCTCGCCGACGGCGTCGCTCGCGGCGCTCGCCGAAGCGGATGCGCTCATCGTCAGCGTCCCGGCGCAGAATCTGCGGGCGGCCTGCGACGCGCTGGCGCCGGTCCTGCCCCCGGGGCGGCCGGTGATCTCGGCCGCCAAGGGCATCGAGCAGGCGAGCGGGCTGTTCATGACCGAGATCGTCGCGCGGTCCTGGCCCGGCTCGCTGCCGGCGATCCTGTCGGGGCCCAGCTTCGCCGCCGATATCGGGCGCGGCCTGCCGACGGCGGTGACCCTCGCAGCCGGCGATCCGGATCTCGCGCAGGCATTGGCCGAGGCGCTGAGTTCGCCGGCCTTCCGCATCTATCACAGCGCCGACCCGCGCGGCGTCGAGATCGGCGGCGCGGCCAAGAACGTGCTCGCCATCGCAGCCGGCATCGCGATCGGGCTGGGCTATGGCGAAAGCGCGCGCGCCGCACTGGTGGCGCGCGGCTTCGCGGAACTCCGCCGTTTCGGCCAGGCCTATGGCGCACAGGGCGAGACCCTGATGGGACTGTCGGGCCTTGGCGACGTTGTCCTGAGCTGCGCCTCCCCGCAATCGCGCAACTTCGCCTTCGGACTGGCGTTGGGGCAGGGGCGGACCGTCGCGGACGCCGCCGGCGGCGCGCTCGCGGAAGGCGCCTTCACCGCCTCGATCCTGGCGGAGATGGCCCGCGCCCGCGGCGTGGAGATGCCGATCGCGGAAGCGGTTTCGGCCATCATCGCGGGCAGCAGCGGCGTGCGCGACGCGGTCACGGGCCTGCTCGCCCGCCCGCTTCGCGCGGAACTGTAA